Part of the Phycisphaerales bacterium genome, GTTCCGACGTCCGGGGCGGGGATGTCGTAGTCCGGCCCGATGTCGTTCATGATGGCGCTGGTGAAGCGGCGGGTTACGCGCTCCATCTCGTCGGGGCTCAGCTTGCGGGGGTCGACCTTGACGCCGCCCTTGCCGCCGCCCAGGGGCAGGCGGGCCAGCGAGCACTTCATGGTCATGAGCAGCGCGAGCGCCTTGACGTCATCGAGGTGGACGTCGGGGTGGAATCGCAGGCCGCCCTTGAAGGGGCCTAGCGCGTTGTTGTGCTGGACGCGATAGCCCTTGAAGAGGTGGTGGTGCCCGTCGTCGAGGCGGACGGGGAAGTGCACCATGATCTCGTTCTTGGGCTGGGCCAGGATGATCTTGACGCGGTGCTGGAGGTCGAGCATGTCGGCGGCGTGCAGCATGCTGCCGACCGTCTGCGTGTACAGGTTGTTGGGATCCTTGGGAAACCCAAGCTCGTCGAACACCGGGTTGCGGTTCTCCTCGTCCAGGGCGGGAGCCCCCGCGGAGCCTTGGGTCTGCGTCGCGATCGTTGTCATTGCTGCGGCTGCCTCACGGTGAAATCGGCGGTTCCATCCGGTGCTGGGGTCCGCCAACCCCGACGGCCGCAGGATCGGTTCCCGCGGCCCGTTTCTATCTGCCACGCTACGAACGAACGGCCATTCCGTTCGTTCGCGTGCCTCCATCTCCCTTGCATATCGGCCGATTCCGCCCGGCACTGGCAAGGCCCCAGCCATCGCGGGCGGCGTGCCGGCTGGGGTCTTCCCGCCGGCCGCGGCCCGAGCGTCGAGCTGAGCCGTAAGGCTAGCCGGAAGGGGGCGAAAAAGCGCTCTCGGAAGGCGGCATTATCGGAGTGGTCGGGGCCCGGCGGGCGCGGTTTTCTGCGGCTGCATCCGGCCGGCGTCCGAACGAAGATGGGGAGCCTGCCCATGGGGCCGGCGCCTAGTATCCTGTTCCGTTCCGCCGGTCCGGATGTCGTACGCAGGCGTTGTGGTGGCGCCCCGGAACCCAGAACGAGCCAAGAGCCGCCCTCGGGCGGGCCGACTCGAGCGATTCGCCCGCGGGGCGTGCGAGCCGGTACGGCGGCGTGTCGATTGATCGCGGGGCCCGGCGGCCCGAGATCGACGAGCACGACCGACTTGAGAGACGCAACTTTATGGTGGACGAAACCCTGATCGCATCGCTTGGCCTGGAAGACAGCGAGGCCGAAGCGATGGTCCGTGAAGCGCTGGGCGAAGCGGTCGCCAGCGGCGACATGGACAACCTGCTGGACAACCAGATCTCCGACCTCGAGCCGGGCAAGATCATCAAGGGCAAGGTTATTGGCTTTGCCGGCGATGACGTCGTGGTGGAAGTCGGGCTCAAGAGCGAGGGCCTGGTGCCCCGCGAGGAGTTCGACGAAGAGCCCAAGATCGGCGAGACGGTCGACGTGCTGCTGCGGAGCCTGGAGGGCTCCAGCGGCGTGGTCGAGGTGTCCAAGCGCCAGGCCGATCGCCAGATCGCCTGGAACCGCATCGTCGACAACACCAAGGAAGACGACATAGTCGAGGGCAAGGTCGTCAAGCAGATCAAGGGCGGCCTCTTGGTGGACATCGGCGTGCCGGTGTTCCTGCCGGCCAGCCAGGTCGATGTCCGCCGTCCGCACGACGTGCGCGACTTCGTGGGCCGTTCGGTCCGCGCGATGGTGCTGAAGATCGACACCGAGCGTCGCAACATCGTCATCAGCCGACGCCGCCTCATCGAGCAGGAACGCGACGCGGCCAAGAAGCGCCTGCTCGAGACGCTCGCCGAGGGCCAGATCGTCAAGGGCCAGGTCAAGAACCTGGCGGACTTCGGCGCCTTCATCGACCTCGGCGGCATCGACGGCCTGCTGCACATCACCGACATGAGCTGGAGCCGGGTGAACCACCCCAGCGAGATGCTCAAGGTCGACGAGGAAGTCGAGGTCAAGGTCCTCTCCATCGATATGCAGAAGGAGAAGATCGCCCTGGGCCTCAAGCAGAAGGACCCCAGCCCCTGGGAGGCCATCGAGGCCAAGTACCCCGTGGGCAGCCGCATCGCCGGCGAGGTGGTCAACATCATGTCCTACGGCGCCTTCGTGCGTCTGGAGGACGGCATCGAGGGCCTGGTCCACATCTCCGAGATGAGCTGGACGCGCCGCGTGAACCACCCCAGCGAGGTGGTCAGCGTGGGCGAGCCGGTCGACGTCGTCGTCCTGGACATCGACAAGAACAAGCAGGAGATCAGCCTCGGCATGAAGCAGACCGAGGTGAACCCCTGGGAGTTGGTGGCCGAGAAGTATCCTCCCGGCACCATCATCGAGGGCTCGGTGCGGAACCTGGCCAACTACGGCGCGTTCATCGAGATCGAGCCGGGCATCGACGGCCTGCTGCACGTCAGCGACATGAGCTGGACCAAGAAGGTCACCCACCCCAACGAGATCGTCGCCAAGGGCGACATGGTCAAGTGCGTGGTGCTCGACGTCGACCAGGAGAAGCAACGCATCAGCCTGGGCGTCAAGCAGCTCACCGAGGA contains:
- a CDS encoding 30S ribosomal protein S1, producing MVDETLIASLGLEDSEAEAMVREALGEAVASGDMDNLLDNQISDLEPGKIIKGKVIGFAGDDVVVEVGLKSEGLVPREEFDEEPKIGETVDVLLRSLEGSSGVVEVSKRQADRQIAWNRIVDNTKEDDIVEGKVVKQIKGGLLVDIGVPVFLPASQVDVRRPHDVRDFVGRSVRAMVLKIDTERRNIVISRRRLIEQERDAAKKRLLETLAEGQIVKGQVKNLADFGAFIDLGGIDGLLHITDMSWSRVNHPSEMLKVDEEVEVKVLSIDMQKEKIALGLKQKDPSPWEAIEAKYPVGSRIAGEVVNIMSYGAFVRLEDGIEGLVHISEMSWTRRVNHPSEVVSVGEPVDVVVLDIDKNKQEISLGMKQTEVNPWELVAEKYPPGTIIEGSVRNLANYGAFIEIEPGIDGLLHVSDMSWTKKVTHPNEIVAKGDMVKCVVLDVDQEKQRISLGVKQLTEDPWLNAIPGAYQPGMVVRGTVTKITNFGVFVELEDDLEGLLHISELADHKVEDPQEVVKAGDEVDVKILRVDISDRKIGLSLKRAQWGDAGDGSYSADASPQRGGMDDHDAMGTNKIEF